Within Wyeomyia smithii strain HCP4-BCI-WySm-NY-G18 chromosome 2, ASM2978416v1, whole genome shotgun sequence, the genomic segment tttgcgatgacttcgacatgactattttaaacaacggtgaaatgacacgtatcccgaaacctccagcgcgcccaagcgctttggatctatccttatgttcgacgtcgctacggttggattgcacatggaaggtaatcctcgatcctcacggtagcgaccatctgcctattcttatttcaattactaacgggtcaactcgcatgcgaccaattgacattccgtatgacctcacacgaaatgtcgattggaagttatacgaggaaatgatttcaaaagcggtcgagtcgattcaacatcattcaccacttgaagaatacaacctcctcgcgggcttgattctcgacgccgcgttgcaagcccaaacgaagaaatatcccggcgtaacgatcaaagaacggcctcccactccgtggtgggaccaagagtgctccgatgtctacacgcaaagatccgacgcgtttaaggcctaccagacgggaggtatacctggcgactatttacggtattcggagcttgataccaagcttaaaagcttggctaaagcaaagaaacgtggatattggcgtcggttcgtgaacgagacgtcgagggagacatcgatgagcactctttggaacacagcccgaagaatgcggaatcgcgtaacggtcaacgaaagcgaggagtcttcaagtaggtggatatttgattttgccaggaaagtatgtccggactctgttcctgagcaaaatattgttcgcgatgcgtctccgggccacgacgcgatagaatcaccttttacgatggcagaactttcagttgccctcctgtcctgtaacaataacgcgcctggattagatagaatcaaattcaacttgttgaagaatctacccggcaatgccaagaggcgcttgttgaacttgttcaataagttcctggagcaaaacattgtaccgcaggattggaggcaagtgaaggtgatcgccatccaaaaaccagggaaaccagcttctaatcacaactcttataggccgattgcaatgctatcctgtatccggaaattgatggaaaaaatgatactccgtcgtttagaccactgggtcgaatcaaatggtctactatcagaaactcaatttggcttccgccgtgccaaagggacgaatgattgtcttgcgttgctttcaacagatattcagctggcgtatgctcgtaaagaacaaatggcgtctgcgttcttggacattaagggggcttttgattccgtttctattgacattctttcgggtaaacttcaccgacaaggattttctccaattttgaacaattttttgcacaacttgttgtccgaaaagcacatgcattttacgcatggcgatttggcaacttttcgcattagctacatgggtcttccccagggctcatgtttaagcccccttctttacaacttttatgtaaatgacatcgacgaatgtctggcaaattcatgcacgataagacaacttgcagacgacagtgtaatctctgttacaggagccaaagctgccgatttgcaaggaccattgcaagataccttggacaatttgtctgcttgggctttacagctaggtatcgaattctctccggagaagactgagatagtagttttttctaggaagcatgaacctgctcagcttcaaacacaattaatgggtaaaacgatttctcaggttttggtacacaaatatcttggtgtctggttcgactctaaaggcacctggggttgtcacgtgaggtatctgatgaaaaaatgtcaacaaagagtgaattttcttcgtacaataaccggacaatggtggggagcccatccaggagaccttataaggctttaccaaacaacgatattgtctgttattgaatacgggtgtttctgcttccgctccgcagcaaacacacatttgatcaaactggagcgaatacaatatcgttgtttgcgtatcgccttaggttgcatgcagtcgacccatacgatgagtttggaggttttagctggagtactaccattgaaaaaccgcttctggagcctgtcttctcgtattctaatcaaatgtgaggtcttgaaccgtcccgtgattgaaaattttgaaaggttaatcgaacttaattctcaaacccgttttatgacattgtatttcaatcacatgtcccaaaatattaacccttcttcgaatattccaaatcgtgtcgacttatcaaatacttctgattctactgtgtttttcgatacatccatgatagaagaaactcgtggaatcccggatcatttacgcgtgcagcagatccctaaaattttttccaataaatatcgaaacatcaactgcgacaatatgtactacactgacggatcacttcttgatgggttcactggcttcggtatcttcaataacaatttaaccgtctcccataagctcgataatcctgcttctgtttacgtcgcagaattagctgcaattcagtacaccctagggattatcgaaaaaatgcccacggaccattatttcatctttacggacagtctcagttccattgaggctctccgatcgatgaaagatgttaagcactctccgtatttcctggggaaaatacgggaacatctgagtgctttatccgaaaaatctactcagattaccttagcgtgggtcccttctcactgctcgataccgggtaatgagaaagcggactctttggctaaggtaggcgcaacaaacggtgatatttatgaaagaccaattgcctttaatgaatttttcgcacttgtatgtcagaatacgatcatcagttggcaaaatgcttggaccagaggggaattgggaaggtggttacattccataatccccaaagtatcgacgaacccgtggttcaaggggttggatgtaggtcgggatttcatttgcgtgatgtcccggcttatgtccaatcactatagatttgacgcgctcctccgtcgtgttgggctcggggaaagtggtatctgtgcctgtggtgaaggttatcacgacatagagcatgtggtttggtcatgccctgtacaccgtgacgccaggtctaaattaatagcttccctgcaggccgagggtagacagccggctgttcctgttcgtgatgtcttggcgagccgtgacctatcctacatgtcccttatatacgttttcctgaaatccatccacgccccagtctagtcccgttcccctccgtctacacccaacaaaacgacaagaacacgtttgaaccttaagcacaaaaccagcaaccagaccccgcacaacagaaccaggacccaaggactacgagcctctgtcccaactcacgacatcgtggctcagcagaacgaatccatacatgccattcgacgattatcagacgaccattgaacaacaaaacactgattggaaatcccatgctagttttaagttagacttaatttcagctcgtagtcggcagcgaggataaaaaatttgctttagtttttaagtcatcagatataattggcgccgttaaacattaaattgtatttgtgccgtgtcaaataaatgttatgtgaagaaaaaaaaaaaaataaaccacccGGGGGACCAACGCAAGTTGGAGAGGTGATCAAGGCAGATATACTCATTACCCGCACTAAAGAACACAACAACCGACAAAGCAACGAACCTTTGCCAACAAATGAAATCGAACCCGCTCTTAAAATGACAACATTGACAAAAAGACAAGCTAGACCTACCCACTCACAACTACCCAACCTATCGAAAAAGGTGAATCTGCTAGCTAGCAGACACACTTGTAAGGAAAACTAGGAGAGTCACGGCCCCGACAGTGCGGATGTTACACCCCCACCGGAACTGGCGGACAACCCGCGGCCTCCTGGCACCAACAGAGGGATGCACAAAGATGGCAACATCTGTACCCCTCAACGGAAACAAAAACAGATGTACAAGGGCAAAAACTCTCGTGCCTCCGCGGAGACAGAATTTGAAAAGAGACGAACATCACTTACAGCACAATGGAAAAAAGACGAACCAGACGAACGAGCAAAACTGTGGAGAACACATTCCTCGTACCCGGTACCGATTTCGAAAGAACAGAGTAAAATGATTGAGTCTATGATAGACCAATTTAACTTGATTACATTGAATAACGGCTCCACCACATTTATACACTCAGGGATGCTGAACGGAAACAGCTGCTCGGAGTCATGCATTGACATCACACTATGCTCTCCAGAAATAGCTGATAAACTGAACTGGACTGTAGCAGAAGATCAACATGGAAGCGATCACTTTCCGATACTCATTGGAATCCATCAAACAGGTAGCGAACCCCGTACCCCCAGGTGGAAAATTGAAGAAGCAGACTGGGCGAGATTCGAAGATCATATGCAAAATATAATCCAGCCCCACCGATCGTACACAGTAGAAGAAATAACAGAAGCAATTAGATCAGCCGCGCTTGTAGCGATCCTAAAAACGTCGACAAAACAACACCAAAGAACCGTCCCCTGGTGAAACACAACTGTTGCGGAAGCCATTAAAAAACGAAGGAGAGCACTcaggaaaaaacaaaataaggaCGCAGGAAGCCCATTGTTCCCGAAAATCAACACAGACTTCATCAAAGCACGAAACAACTGCAGGAAGATCATTAAagaacaaaaacagaaaaaatgggAAGAATTTGCATCATCAATAAATGAAACCACCCCCACAAAGGAAATCTGGAAGCGAATCCATTCAATTTCCAGTAAGAAAATAAGAACATCCAAAACGTGGGCTATCGCGACTGAGAACGGAATATTAGACGATCCCCAGGATGTTGCCAATCACCTAGCTACACACTTTTACCAAGAATCTGCCAATGAAGCCTACGAAGACACTTTTCTTAGCAAAAAGACGAAGGACGAAAAGCACCCAGTGAGCATCCCTAAGAACCGACACACCCCGCTGGACAATGAGTTTTCAATCAACGAACTTGTTCACCAACTCGACAAACTCAAAGGCTCTTCACCTGGCCCAGACGAAATTCACAATGCGATGCTGAAACACTTACCATATTATATCAAAAAGATACTTTTAGATGCGCTCAACGACATATGGAAACATGGAACATTCCCAGAAGCATGGAGATTAGCAACTCTCATACCAATCCCAAAAGCAGGAAAATGTCCAAACTGGGCGGACAATCTGAGACCAATTTGCCTATCAAGCTGTGTCCTGAAATTGTTCGAACGGATGGTTAACAAGCGACTAATGAACCACCTAGAAACGAAGGGCGTACTAGGAAAAGACCAATTTGGATTCCGAAAAGGACATCAAACAGTAGATGTTATTGCATAACTAGATAACTACGGAAGAGAGGTAATTCGTAACAAAAAACACGCCGAAATAATATTTTCTGACCTAAAAAAAGCATTCGACCGTACATGGCGCCGACTCATTATCCAGAGACTACTCAAAGCAGGCGTCACCGGAAAAATGGTAGACTTTTGCAACCAATTTCTGAAGCACAGGACTTTCCAAGTCCGTTACCAGGATAAAttatcaaatatcaaaacacAGGAAAACGGTGTCCCACAGGGCTCAGTGCTAGCAGTAACATTCTTCTTGTTGACCATCAGCAGTATCCAAGACTTTCTCCCTAAAGGAAGTTTCATTAAAATATACGCAGACGACATAACAATCGCAGTCACCCCGACAGCCAAAGGAACTAGATCGAAGACCCAAGACATCTTGAACCGCATACACAAATGGAGCCTAGCAGCTGGCTTCCAAATATCCCCATTCAAATCTGCAGTTATGCACATAGGTAGCaggaaaaaattacaaaagcAACCACCGCCAAACCTAAACCAAGAAAATATACCACTAGTgaatcaacaaaaaattttaGGTGTTTGGCTGGACCGCAATTTCAACTATAACCTCCATACCAAAAGTACGAGAAATGAAGTGAAAAGCAGACTGAAAATATTAAGTTGCCTTAGCAAAACTAGTTTCGGAGCAGACCGCAGATGGCTACTTCAtatactaaaaacaataatagTAACAAAACTCACCTACGGAGCCCAAATCACATCCActgaaaataatattgataaacTGGAACCTTTATACCACCAAGGTATCCGATTTTAAACTGGTGCACTCCACTCAAGTCCAATTGAAAGCATCTTATCAGATAGTGGACTTCTCCCACTAGAACTTATCATAAACAGTAAAACTATTAATTATGCAACCCGACAACTCGCTCGCGGAATTCTCGAGACAAATTTCCACATAATTAGCAAAGCAGAAAACCTTAATAACATATACTCCATACCACAGTTATCAGTGGAAAAAGAAGACCCTATGAAAGCGCTAGCTTGGGAAAATCGGTTAGGAAAAGTCAATACTGGACCCTCCGAAAAATTATCCCAGATAGAAAAAAGAGCTTACTTCATAGAACTGCGCAATGCAGACTACAATCACCACAACCACATATACACAGACGGATCGAAACTGTCGGATGGAGTAGGCTGCAGCGTACACTCTAACAACATAAACATGTCCATCTGCCTTCCCGATTACCTATCGATCTTCAGTGCAGAGGCTTACGCCATAATTAAAGCAATAGAAAACTGCCCATCCGGACTAAACGTCATATTCAGTGACTCCAAAAGCGTTCTGGAAGCCGTTGCAAGAAACAACCAAAACCACCCTTGGACAGCTCAAATCATAAAAGAACTTCACGAGAAACGAGGTAGCATTGAACTCTGTTGGGTTCCAGCGCATGCCAATATTGAGGGAAATGAAAAAGCGGACCTACTAGCCAAACAAGGTGCAGCCAAAAACACACCAACCGAAACAAAAATACCTTTTGGAGACTTCAAACTTTTAGTGAACACTAAAATATTCCTGTTCTGGTGCACCCGTTGGAACAACAGTAACAGCGAGCTGAAGGAAATTAAAAACACCCCTCATGAATGGAGCTCCtcaggggagctgcgtagccgcaagattacagagtccgctttgtcaagcggatggtcgtgggttcgaatcttagtagaaccaggccacccgatgtcaaaaaggacttaagcatgggtttattctcaggctccccaccagttacccttcctttccgctgaaatctacaaatacctttgcgtgacttcctcttaacaaaaaataagtccctcttatcaatagaactggccagaaggacgcacgacgaaacttctccagggaattatatttggcaagaggaacgagtatcggtatagtagaacagtaagcgtgtaaaggaagagtagcacactacacacaagcactgatgaacaataataataagcatgccacttctcaatagaggtattgctattaacagaagtgcgggatacagcagacacccgggcatatctcacaatagatctacgattctggtcgcagtgaggaagtccatacaggaaataaaaaaaaaatggagctCCTCATACGCGAACGACAGACACATCAATCGAGTAATAACAAGGTTGCGGATCGGACACACCAGACTAACCCATGGACACTTCGCGAAAAAAGAAACCCCCGCGATTTGCACAACATGTGGCGTGCAGGTGACGGTCAAACACATTTTTATTGATTGCCGGAAATACGACACAGAGAGTCGAAACAACCAACTGGACTCAACTCTCCAGAAAATTCTTGGAGACGACGAAGACAACCTGAAGCGAACAGTGAAATTCCTGAAAGAAACTAAATTGCACGAGTTgatttaaatatatttatttgtcaTTGAATTTTGTAACACACCTCACAAAAACATCGACCCGAATGACCAAATTGGTAAAAAGGtcgtaaaaataaacaaacaacaaacaaaCTGCATATTCAATAGTTCtgttacagtcaggttttttttacgcggtttttttatacgcggttttgtttttacgaggttttttacgcggattttttaattaacgcggtttggTGGCTATTACCTcttaacagtctttcccgagcctcacgacgactggcttgttaggccagcgtcgtgCCTCGAGACCGTCTGGGAGATTATTGGGGCTACTGCACTGTCTATCCAGGAATTCCCCAGTCGACGCCACTGAATACCCAATAAACTGAGCAAGCACTGCTTGAATCATTTAAGAGCCTGTCCCTGCTCAAATTAATCATTTTACTAGCAGATGGTCACTAGGATGGTCCTTACTAAGTAGTGGGTAGCAGCAGTATCGACAGCGGGTAATTGCTGCAGCGGATATCAGCAGGGGTATAGCAGCGACAGTGGTAACGATAGCAGCGTCAGTGGCAGGGGCAGCGAAATTCCTATACTAATAACAAGAAGAAAGAACAAAGCAAATTCTTAATTGAGGAGGTAATAATTTCGGGTACCTGTAATTTGCTTTTTTTGTTGAGATTTAAACCACTGCGGCCATATTTTGGCTTATTGTGGTAAGATATTTGCCtaagagacacacagtaaagggtttgcagtgagctctgttgtgtagttattgagcgtGCAATTTGGGCGGACAACTTTATACAACTTTTTAGAATAAGCTATGGTTTTAAAACCATAAAATCGCATTGAAAAGTTCATGTCTTcttaaattgccttactgtaccccTGTGCAGTGCAGTGTGAGAGTAGTTTTTTTTGCGCAAAGCGTGAAGGATATTCTCTTAGGAAAAATAACGAGCCTGCTGCAACTGTAAAACTTAGCGGATGTATAATCAACACTCAGAAGAACAACTGGGCAAAGTTTGATTAACTTCGGTCTAGtatgaaaaaagtttgaatGTGTCACAATAGTAATCGACTCACCCTTTTTTCATATGAAATGGACGCGCATTTTTTCAAGTTTAATGGAGCGTTACCGTGCTTTTtcagtgtgttttttttttttcaattgttaatTTTGACGAATCAAAATGCTGACTTCATTAAAGTTATTAAGACTTAGAAATTAAGTTATAACACATCAGATAAGGACCGTTTCAtcactaacttttttttatcttctcAAAGCAATCCTCGTATCATGGAAGAACCACAACTTGGAAATCAAGTGGTccatgaaatgaaaaatatgtagTGTTGTTTCCTGAGACCAATCATTAAATCTTAACGATGACGTCCAGCTGGAATAAGTTTACCCTGCTTTTGTGGAAAAATTCTCTCATTCACAGACGTCATTACATACGATCCGCGTTTGATATATTGCTTCCGATTCTTTTTATCTCTATGGTTCTGCTGATTCCTGTCGATGAGCTAAGACAGAAGTTTTCACAGCGGATAAAACTACAGGACGGAGTGGAATTCGATGTGATAAATTACAAGTATGTAAATAGAACTTGTTTCCGTTCAACAACAGTTTCACGAAGGCAAATATTTTCAGGTTCAAATCAACAGGGAACAAGCAAACGTTACTATATTATCCTCAAAGTAATTTAGTAGACGAGATAGTTCAGGAAGCTGCCTTGAAATTACAGATAGATAATATCGAACCAGTTCAGAGCCTGAAGATTTTAAAGGCTCGGCTGGAGCAAGGCAACGCTGAAGCTGGTATCGCTTTCAAAAATAAGCTACAGGTAACTTAACTCAACTTTAATTCTATAGTTTTCTTGCTACCGTCATTCTAGTCTGTAGATCGTCTACCGGAGAAAATTTCATACTCCATTTCGTTCCCGACGATTCCCTCGCACTTTGAAGAAGATCCTACTGAGAAATCGCTTGCCATTCAATCCGCGGTGTCTAGTGCTTTGCTACGGAGGTTAGCTCCAAGGGTGGAGCTGCCGTCCATATCAGTTAAAGTAAGTTGTAACATCATTTAAATCACTTCAAACGATACTGATTTTGTCACAATCAGTCTTTTCCGTTTCGTGAACATATTGCAGAACTGCGAGAATTCGTTTTGGTAGTGTTCATTTTGCTGCTCCTGGCATTTAACCCTACTTGTATCAATACCGTAAAATACATCACTGTTGAAAAGGAGCGTCAGCTCAAGGAAGCCTTGAAGGTCATGGGACTGCAAAGTTGGATCCATTGGGCGGCTTGGTTCGTAGAAATGCTCCTAATGTTAACGATATCCGTTTCGGTTATCACGTACATGTTTGCGGTATGTTGATGGTTTTGTTATAGACCAACAATTAATTGTATTCATTATTCGATAGAGCTCGGTCATGCAGCGATCAAATTGGATGCTCATTTGGATTTTTCTGCTCACCTACAGCGTGGCTCTCGTGTGTTTTTCCTTTCTGATTAGCGTGTTCTTCAAAAAAGGTAACCTTTAGATGCATGAAATTATTTCGCTACACTCATTGTGAACTTGCAGCATCCATCGCAGCCGTGGCGGCTGGCATTTTATTCTTCGCTTCTGCGTGTGCTGTTAGCTCGTCTGACAGCTTTCAGCTTCGCATCGCTAGTTCTTTGTTGTTCAACACAGTTTTTGGATATGGGTTGGAGGCTATGCTTTACCATGAGTTCAAAGTTAATGGCCTCATCTGGTCGTCATTTTCCGCCGGTACAAGTTTCTGCAAGGAATACAGTTTGGGCACGGCAGTTGGAATGCTCTTGTTGGATGCTGTTATTTACATGATCGCCACTCTGTTTATAGAACAGATTCTACCGGGAGAATATGGAATTCCGAAACCATGGTATTTTCCATTTACACAGAGCTTCTGGGCGCAATCGGGAAATAAACAGGTGACTGTAACACTAGTGGAGCCATCGAAATCCCTCTACTACGAAGACGATCCACGGTCGGCACGAGCAGGAATACAGATTCGAAATCTAAACAAAGCATATCATCGCGGAAAATTCGTTGTGGATAATTTGACGCTGAACATGTACGAAAATCACATTACTGTACTACTAGGACACAACGGAGCTGGAAAGACCACAACGATCTCCATGCTGACAGGTATGCTTCCAGCAAGCTCTGGGACTGCGTTAGTCAACGGATATGATATACATCACACGGAGCAAGTCAGAACATCGCTTGGTTTTTGTCCCCAGCATAACGTTCTCATCGATGAACTGACGGTTAATGAACATCTCGTGTTCGCTGCCAGACTTAGAGGAGTTTCTCGAGAGGAACTTTTTGAAACCGTTTCTAGTTATGTTTCACTGATCGGATTGAAGGATGAACGGAAAGCGCGTTCCAGTTCGCTGTCGGGTGGAATGAAACGTAGACTAGCGATCGGAATGGCTTTTGTTGGAGGACCCAAGGTAGTGCTTCTGGATGAACCCACCGCAGGGGTGGACCCTGCTGCTCGCCGATCTATTTGGGATTTTCTGTTGGCGCAGAAAAACAGTCGAACAATATTACTAAGTACGCACCTCATGGACGAAGCGGACATTTTGGGTGATCGGATCGCGATTATGGCCGGGGGCAAACTTACCGCTGTTGGGTCACCATTTTTCCTGAAGCAACTGTTTGGTGTTGGTTATCGACTAATCTGTGTGAAGGGTCCCAATGCAAGAGTGGATAAAGTTGAGAAAGTTTTGCAATCGTTTCTAGACGATGTTAAGATAGACACGGAAACTAGCACCGAAGTAACGTTTGTTTTGAAGTCTTTGGCAAATATGGAAAAACTTCTGATCCGGTTAGAGGCGGAACTCGAGACATGTGGAATGAAAAGTTATGGCATCGGGTTGACAACGATGGAAGACGTATTTTTGAAGTAATTTATTCAACAAGAAGTTGTTAATATTAATCATAGTGGATTACTTTTTGCAGGGCTGGTAGCGAATCAATTATGTTGAGGTCCACTGGTAATTCTAATCAAATAGATTTACCTAATAAACCAACATGTGAGTTAGTTctaattataaataaaaactaGTGATAATTCTTCACATACCAACAGACATTACGAATCAGTTGAGGTTACTAAAAGGAATGCGAGTAACCATCAATCAAATCAGAGCATTGTTTTGGAAGAAATGGATTTATACCAAGAGATGCTGGTTCAAGCATGCTGTTCAAATCCTGCTTCCAGCCGCGCTAGTAGCTTTGCTGCTTTTGAACGATCAGCGAACGGAAAATTCGAACGCTTCGGTGAACATTTTGGAAAACGGAATAACCGAACAGCTTGTTGTAGATAATTATCGCAAGCTTCTTGGCAATCGTCGCCTGCTCGAAACCCAGCTCAACATGAAGAATTTCCTTTCTGGTAAACTCCAGGAAACCAACTCACTAAAAGAGAATGACCTACGAATAGGTGCAACCTTTGCCGCAAACTATTACACAGCGTGGTTCAATATCTTAGATAGCACTTTGGCAACGGAAGCCTTAAATCAGCTGTACAACGCTATACTGTACTCGGAATG encodes:
- the LOC129724536 gene encoding ATP-binding cassette sub-family A member 2-like, with product MTSSWNKFTLLLWKNSLIHRRHYIRSAFDILLPILFISMVLLIPVDELRQKFSQRIKLQDGVEFDVINYKFKSTGNKQTLLYYPQSNLVDEIVQEAALKLQIDNIEPVQSLKILKARLEQGNAEAGIAFKNKLQSVDRLPEKISYSISFPTIPSHFEEDPTEKSLAIQSAVSSALLRRLAPRVELPSISVKSFPFREHIAELREFVLVVFILLLLAFNPTCINTVKYITVEKERQLKEALKVMGLQSWIHWAAWFVEMLLMLTISVSVITYMFASSVMQRSNWMLIWIFLLTYSVALVCFSFLISVFFKKASIAAVAAGILFFASACAVSSSDSFQLRIASSLLFNTVFGYGLEAMLYHEFKVNGLIWSSFSAGTSFCKEYSLGTAVGMLLLDAVIYMIATLFIEQILPGEYGIPKPWYFPFTQSFWAQSGNKQVTVTLVEPSKSLYYEDDPRSARAGIQIRNLNKAYHRGKFVVDNLTLNMYENHITVLLGHNGAGKTTTISMLTGMLPASSGTALVNGYDIHHTEQVRTSLGFCPQHNVLIDELTVNEHLVFAARLRGVSREELFETVSSYVSLIGLKDERKARSSSLSGGMKRRLAIGMAFVGGPKVVLLDEPTAGVDPAARRSIWDFLLAQKNSRTILLSTHLMDEADILGDRIAIMAGGKLTAVGSPFFLKQLFGVGYRLICVKGPNARVDKVEKVLQSFLDDVKIDTETSTEVTFVLKSLANMEKLLIRLEAELETCGMKSYGIGLTTMEDVFLKAGSESIMLRSTGNSNQIDLPNKPTYITNQLRLLKGMRVTINQIRALFWKKWIYTKRCWFKHAVQILLPAALVALLLLNDQRTENSNASVNILENGITEQLVVDNYRKLLGNRRLLETQLNMKNFLSGKLQETNSLKENDLRIGATFAANYYTAWFNILDSTLATEALNQLYNAILYSECLPCRITGSLEMTKKPQEPIDIFLLNLAISFAIAFVSSMFIFFYIRERVCQVKLLQLLAGLSSGLYWIVNFFYDLLLFSLTIVLLISTLTFFNVPEWSESTNITLLSLVFFLYSWAFLSHTYLLSFWIDNPASGVTKLLLLYLFAGILVLLLMFVLISFQLDRSAEAAIGCLHLVPVFTLLKVLGKFGLREKMTESCSLECDLISECSPANMCSYLPLCCNDLLTLDDNGIVREMCYLLATGVLYWILIGCLEYKLHQRLQCRRSIRTMARELYNTDTDVLEEKLRVSRMSRDEISQHSVVVKNLSKRYGSNVAVKRLSVAVDAGECFGLLGVNGAGKTSTFKMLVGDESIMSGEIWINGVNIGNIRRIDVGYCPQFDGLLDEFTGMETLRIFALLRGIHDDDIEIVTFGLAEDLSFKAHLYERTKNYSGGNKRKLCTALALMSPSIILLDEPSAGLDPGARRRLWNVIMAVREAGRTIILTTHSMDECEALCTKLSVMVNGELRCLGSTQHLKNRFSQGFMINIKMDRDNSANLASTILDAKNFIKRRFPDAELREEHDEYLSFFIPLTQHKWSEMFGIMEAAKDSLSIEDYTLGQTTLEQVFLHFTRKAKPHRF